ttttttttttgcgcaaCAGTCACCGaggattattattatatttaaactattcTTTCAGACACGGAGTATATGTCAATGTAGTGGCGTACTGGCGTGAGGCATTAAGAATCAATTAGCACGAGGAGATTCCGCTTAATTTGTGACTTGAATTACGAATATTTAACTATGTGTTGCAATATTTTAGATACATTGAAGCCCATTGGTCTCAGTTTGGAACCTCTCCATCACGTCCCTCACTGTGACAAATTATACATGAAGTAAACCGTTTCATCTCtaatatcaaaatatgtatCCACCTAAAAATTTTCGCCTTCACTAATCGATTAAACtaagaatcaaaaaattaaCTTTACTACATGATAATAAACCTCCTCCGAGAATCTTTCGTATAATTCCCACCCaacataaaacaatatttttttttgttataacaagagATGGAGAAAAACAAATGAATACTACAAACATCAAGAAGGGCTAGCAAAGACACATAGCAGATCAATAGTAGGATGACAAAATATTAAGGAGTCTAGCTATTACTATAAAGTATAAAACCTGAGAAATGAGAGATTAATTAATAAGGTAATGAGGAACTTGGAATGCTAGGATTTGGAGTTAGGAGACGGTGTGAGAGTTCCAGTTCCTCTTGCTCTGATTGATGAACCAATTGTTGTTTTGCTTAAGCTGAAGAACTGAAGAAGTTTTGTCTCATTCATTTTTGTCTTGTGGTCTTCTTCCATTTTACAATTTTAGAAAGTATTTTCTAAACTCTTAATTTACAGTAAACAAACAAGGGTATTTTGTCCACATAGATGATTTAGCGGTCTAAGTCTTTAGTTATATAGAAATTTGAAATTCATTGTGATAGATTAAagtaatcatttaaaaaaaactctagcgttttttttgggtaaacTTGCTACTTGCCAATTGTTAAGTTGTTTCTCTGGTTCataatgttttataattatttgcACACACTTACTTAATGTGGTTACTGTTAGAAATTATCACATGCACATGACACAATTCAACGAAATGAAAGTACCTTGATCAAGAAGTAGTGTTGACTTCATCATCATGACTCCGACTATGAAGAGTTATATCACAATTGCATACATACTTTACACATTCATGTAGATGTATAACATAAAGCCGGGCCAGTAACAACACAAGGCCACCGAAACTTGTACACATcccaaatacaaaacaaaacaaaaaaaaaaagagaagaaagaagaaatccCGTTTGGGTTTCCAAGGTCAAAACGATAATTTCAGCGAAAATTGGCGCCACTCTTGTAAGTCATACCGGCGTTCCAGTTAGCCGGAGCAACGTTCCAAGCGTAGACGGTTTCACCGGTTGTGTAAGAAGTGACCCGGAAAGAAAGAGACTGACCATAGAGAGAGGAAAAAGCTTGGTAAGAGGCTCCCCAGTTGTGGCTCATGCTTATCCAATTCGTCCGGCTACCTTTCACGGCCATGCTTTTTATGTCTCCGGCGCCTCCAACATTCATGACGAAGACGAGAAGCCAGTAAGAATTGCCTTGGAATTGAAACCTCATACCTCCACTCCTTTTGCATGGGACTCTACATATATCAATCGCATAAAATATATCAGTTACATAGTTTATGAGAATGAATATAAACatttatacaaataattttaaaaatgatatacaCCTGCGGTATGCAACAGGGATGATACCGGCTCTCCAGTAAGCGAGTTTCATGAAAGCCGGCTTAGCCATATCGAAATGAGTTCTAGGAGGATTGCACCAGCCACCATTGTTGGAGTCTTGGTACCAATTAGGAGGGCAAAGGTTGGTGGCTGTGACCACCGTCGATGGGCGTCCATAGTTACAATGTTTCGAGTTCACACAGACTATTTGGAAACATTGGCCGCATCCGTAACCGTCTTTGAACAACGTCGTGCTCAGCGCCGCCGTGTCCAAGCCGTAGCCGCTGTTAAACAGGTTTCCGTACCCACATGCACCACCTGCATATATGTACATAGTTGTTATGTCACTGATTGCATGTATGAGTTGTATGTAAGTAGTATTGTAATTATCGGGCAAAGAAGGCCTTATAGGAGTGGAAATTTATTCTTTTGAGAAATTatatttgttaacaaaaaaaaatggtgagtaagacatattttataaaaaattaaaaatacatctttttgaGCTTGGtgattatattgtatatatgtaCATGAAAATTAACAATTTTACTAACATACGTACCCATGGTTTCACTACCGGTTTCGTCGCCGTAGAAAGTGGCATGAGCGTATCTCCACGGGCTGGGCCTGTAATATCCTGCAACGAATTCACCGGAGATGGCGAAGGCGACCATAACTATTGCGAAGAATTTCTTGAAGCTCCAAGAACTTGAGATTAGACCCATCTTTCGTTTCTTTTTCGTCTTGATGGGTTTTCttaggttttgttttgtttgtttgtttgctgATGAAGTAATCGAATTAGAGACAAACTTATATAGAGGTGTTATTCAACGATAGTGGTGGTTAATACGTGAGGGCCATGATCCTTTTTTCCATTTTATATTGGAGACTTTTGTCCGTGCTGATTGGGATTTGTTTCAATTTCATTGATTATTTGCAATAGATCCTTTGAATACGAACTAGAGAAAGCAAGTCAAATTATTGTTTAAGTGAAGTTTTAGAATATGGTACAATTTGTCACTTTGACGTGCGAGCAGGTTCTAAGTGGTTCTTGTACCGACCTTATCTAATCCCCTACGTGCGTctatgtatattatatagtacGACATTTACACAATTGTAATGAATTTCTTTTCATTGAtcagttgatatatatatagtcgacaaaaaaacatgtatattaGTTTTTGTATTGTCGTTCTAATGTTGTCAACttgtcaaattatataatttcatcGGATTTAGAGAACAGATTAACAAATTTCATGTCCAAGGCTTGAGCTTGTGATCTTGAATACTTACGTAATTTTGGAAACGTATATACGTCAAGGAGGAGGCAACATACGAACTTGCCAGTTTTAAACCAACTCATGTGAAAACTATTGCTGGTATTATGGTTCAATAAAAAGTATTTTACCGAAAGGCATGATGGAAATTACATGCTATGACTTTAAGAGTTTGATAGAGAAGTGGTGAGTAATATgattaaatatacaattaattaaaCTATTAGAATAGTTTGTTCTAATTAAACTATTAAACGAGTTACTTACAAAAATCCAAATTGTTCAAAAGCATAACTGACTCTCTCCGATATAGGAGAGAGTCAATGATCAACAGTACACCTTTTTAATCACATTgctcttttttttaacaacaatcatattattcaataactaaaaaaaagtttgattatTAGCCCTTTTGATCAAGCCGAACGATCTCTCAGTCTAACCGAACCGGGGAAATCAAAGGCTGGTCCGAGAAAAACGCCTTCAAGTTAGCTAAAACAAGCAGCGCAATATTGTCCAAAGACCATCTCCTTCTCATCAATCAGTCCTCCTCGTCCCACATTGATGATAACCCCGTTCTTCCCAAGAGCCTCTATCACTTCTCTGTTCACAATGTGGTGCGTTTGATCATTCAAAGCGCAGGAGAGAACGATGACATCGTTGTTTGCTGCCAAGGAGAGAACGTCCGGGTAGTAAAGGTATGGGATGCTCTGTTTCTGACTTGTCGAGTTGTAAGAGATGATGCAGCCAAAAGGTTCGAGTCTTTTAGCAATGAGAGATCCTATGCTCCCTAGTCCAAGTATCCCAACTCGCTTCCCGCTTAGCTGcaacaaaaaaacagagtatAATCATAACCACAAAACAGAGTATCATCACAACCAAAAAAACAGAGCATCACGGCATCACCGCTCCTGATAAGAAAGTTATCGTCTTTCTCCAATAATCATTGAAAAGTGTTGAGATTTCTCGAACAAACCTTGATCCCTAGCTGGAAGTCTCCGGATTTCGCCCAATTCGCGGACCGGACGTAACGATCGGCCGCCGGAATTCGACGGAGGACGCTAATCAGCAAACCGACGGCGAAATCCGCCACGTCTTCAGAGAAGGCTTCGCCGGCGTTGGTGACGGCGATGCCGCGACGCTTACACTCGGCTAGATCGACGTGGTTGGTGCCGACGCTGGTGCAGACGATGAGCTGGAGAGAAGGGAGGTGGGAGAGGAGATCGGCGTCAATCTTGAGGAGGGCGATGTTGACGAAAGCTCTGACGGAGGAGGCTTGACGGGAGAGGAAGACTGGAAGCGGATCCGATGAGGTGTGAGTGTTGAGAATCCGGTAGTTACGACTTAGAAGCTCGTCCATGAAGTTTAGTTTAGGtgcatgggcattcggggtcccaatcgggtttcggttttatccattcgggtttcggtttttcgggtttatcaaaattaacCCCATTTgggttatataaaagttcggttcgggaccggttcgggttctatcgggttcgggtcggggttagtaaatcttcaaagaaccggtataacccattgtactttcgggttcgggtcccagtcggttcttcggtttaaaaaatatctgatttgtacctattttgtaacttaaatataaatgaaatcggttcttcgtatttaaaatacatgatttgtacatattttaatagccaaaacataagtaaaatcgattcaaaaataaaaaaaaaacatcaaacgtgatcattcaaaatcaagcgaaagataaacatagttagtgatagaaagaaaaccagataagtgaaatcataaaacaaaaaataagttctcatgaaataagaaacattattcaataaaaacaaaaccaaaatctaaaatcttcaggcatcaaccgccacattccaccatcaaccttcatgtaacagataattattttagaagttcaataatatctaaaagtattttggatacatattaagaatttagatcatatttggtagaagttttttttgtgattttaaatgtttcgggttctatcggatatccatttaggtccgggttcggttcggataatacccataacccaaaataccaaaaaacaggatccattcggtatttatgtcgggttcggatcggttcggattcatttttatcggatcggattcggttcggattttcgggttcggtttatttgcccagccctggTGGCCGGTGAACGAGGACGAGCGGAGATTCCGACATTGATACTGTTTGATAGAGGGGTCTGTCCTCAGAGACTGTAGTCAATCTTTATCACTTACTTTTAAGTGGACCCACCAAgctatttatttgtttggttaACGTTTTTGCCTTTTATTATtagaagaaataaaattataaatagtgaAATAccttagagcaccattaaccctaACATACTACTTCAAgtgcttatttttttttttttttggtttttttctctgattgaaaaaataataaaaaataaccaatcgcggaccgccacgtgtcagtaaAACCTGTGAATAGTGCAAGCAACAGGTGCTTGTGATGCCTAATTAAGCActcctattttttcttcttctcttttcttttttttagttaaaaaaaacctAAGCACCCCTTAAGCATCCTCGGTTAATGGTGCTATTAGGAACGTAATGATCAGTTCAGTTGATTGACAAACAAGAGATCTGTGTTTGACTTGCCTCGTTCATCGGTCTAGGGAACCTTAGTCATGTACAGACTACAAAAATGTATCCGAGTTACTTCTATGGTTTCATTTAAGTTGATCTTAGCTCCTTGAGGAGAGTGTCATCTTATTGTAGTTGTTAGATCACAGCTATAGCGGAATCTCCATGCAACTCTCCGATGCCACATTCCAAGAAGTCGGGTATGTTGAAAAGAGAATTGTTGCTTCTGTTCAGTAACTCTTGTTCTTGTAAATGGTTACAAACATACTAAGAAGTTTAGATTTCTTATAGGAGCAAGATGTTGAGCCAATTCTCAGAAGACTGGATGACAATTGCTAAATTCAATCGACAAAAGACTTGGATgataggaaagttttcatttttatagaaaaatattgtagatttggggttttgatttagaaattaggataaagaataaatttttgttgatagattagtattcttttagatttttttatcaatatattgtattttaaaaataaaattctcaaaaaaattattttaggaaaattttcattttaatagaaaatattgtagatttgaggttttgattttgaaatatgGATaagaagaatttttgttgataaataagtattcttttatttttttgatctacaggttgtatttttaaaataaaatactaaaattctattttaagaaaattttcatttttatagaaaaatttaGTAGATTAACgttgtgattttgaaattaggataaaaaaaattttgttgatagatgagtactGTCTTAAATTTTTTGATCAGTAGGTtgtagtttttaaataaaattttgaaaattttatttttggaaagttttcatttttatagaaaaatattgtagatttgaggttgtagtttataaattaggataacaagaatttttattgatagatgaatattcttttagatttttttgatcaaaatgttgtatttttaaataaaattcccaaaaatatattttaggaaagttttaattttatagaaaatattgtaGGTATGGGGttgtgttttagaaattaagataagaagaatttttgttgatagatgagtattcttttaatttttttatcagtaggttgtattttaaaaataaaattctcaaaaattttatttttgtagagttttcatttttatagaatatCCATATGGAGACATTTCAATTTAACAAAGAAGtgttaaaaaatgttaaaagaagaagaacaagaaaaaaatttggAGATGGAATTTAACCATgaataaagttataaaaaggCTAATGCAATTGGCAAAAGCATCAAATAAAACTCTTATACTATTGACATTTTTtggatgtcaaaaaaaaaatattgacattTTCAGTTGAACTTCTAACtatcttttaaatttgtaaacTGTAAATCATTATTTGATCttaaagtaatttaaatttttatttaaaacctCCACAGGTCGCTCCAACAGTTACACATTAGCATCTTGATTTTAATATTCTGCCTTCTCCTACATAGGGGAGTCAATGATCAAATACACCCCTTATTCAATCATATTGTTcaatataactaaaatatagaTTGCTTATTAGCCCTTTTAATCAAACCGGACGATCTCTCAATCTAACCGAACCGGAGAAATCAAAGGCTGGTTCGAGAAAAAGGCCTTCAAGTTAGCCAAAGTAAGCTGCGCAATATTGTTCAAAGACCCTGGCGTGGCCATAGCAGCATGTGGAGACAAGACAACATTGTCCAGACCAAACAACTCCTCAGGAACTCCCGGTTCTTTCTCAAACACATCTAAACCAGCACCACCAATCACACCATCGACAAGACACTTAACCATCTCCTTCTCATCAATCAGCCCTCCTCGTCCCACATTGATTATAACCCCTTTCTTCCCAAGAGCCTCCATCACTTCTCTGTTCACAATGTGGCGCGTCTGATCGTTCAGGGCGCAGCAGAGGATGATGACATCACTGTTTGCTGCTAATGAGACAACGTCAGGATAGTACTGGTAAGGGATAAGGGACCCTATGCTCCCTAGTCCAAGTATCCCAACTCGCTTCCCACTTAACTGCAACAAAACAAACAGAGTATCATCACAACAAGATTCATTATAAGAAAGTTCCAGTCTTTATACTGATAAGCAAGTCCTCGTCTTTCTACTGATAAGAAAGTTCCAGTCTTTATACTGATAAGAAAGTTCTCGTATCAAGAAAGATTCATGATAAGAAAGGTCTCGTCTTTCTCCTAGAATGATTGAACAGAGTTGTCACACTGTAATAAGATCAGATTCAAACCTTGATTCCAAGCTGGAACTCTCCGCATTTCGCCCACTCACCCGACCTGACGTAACGATCAGCCGCCGGAATGCGGCGGAGGAAGCTAATCAGCAAACCGACGGCGTAATCCGCCACGTCCTCCGAGTAAGCTTCGCCGGCGTTTGTGACGGCGATGCCGCGGCGGTTGCACTCGGGGAGGTCGACGTGGTCGGTGCCGACGCTGGTGCAGACGATGAGCTGGAGAGAAGGGAGGCGGGAGAGGAAGCCGGCGTCGATCGTGAACCTGCCGATGCTGACGACGGCTCTGACGGAGGAGGCGTGACGGGAGAGGAAGAGCGGGAGTGGGTCTGAGGAGGTGTGGGTGGTGAGAATCCGGTAGTAACGAGTCAGAGGCTCGTCCATGTATTTCATAGTCGGTGGCCGGTGGACGAGGACGAGTGGAGATTCTTCCGCCATTGACTTTGAGGGGACTATCTTCGGAATCTTGACTATATTACTTACAAAACCATTATTCGTTTGGTTAAagtcataattttaaatttcgTAGAATTAATATTATgttgacaaaataaataattcaagTTTTGAATTTAATACTTGTGATAAATCTTTTGAGTTTATCAAACTAAATACTaatattgaaataaaataa
The nucleotide sequence above comes from Brassica napus cultivar Da-Ae chromosome A9, Da-Ae, whole genome shotgun sequence. Encoded proteins:
- the LOC106397615 gene encoding glyoxylate/hydroxypyruvate reductase HPR3, which encodes MAEESPLVLVHRPPTMKYMDEPLTRYYRILTTHTSSDPLPLFLSRHASSVRAVVSIGRFTIDAGFLSRLPSLQLIVCTSVGTDHVDLPECNRRGIAVTNAGEAYSEDVADYAVGLLISFLRRIPAADRYVRSGEWAKCGEFQLGIKLSGKRVGILGLGSIGSLIPYQYYPDVVSLAANSDVIILCCALNDQTRHIVNREVMEALGKKGVIINVGRGGLIDEKEMVKCLVDGVIGGAGLDVFEKEPGVPEELFGLDNVVLSPHAAMATPGSLNNIAQLTLANLKAFFSNQPLISPVRLD
- the LOC106400226 gene encoding expansin-A7-like, with product MGLISSSWSFKKFFAIVMVAFAISGEFVAGYYRPSPWRYAHATFYGDETGSETMGGACGYGNLFNSGYGLDTAALSTTLFKDGYGCGQCFQIVCVNSKHCNYGRPSTVVTATNLCPPNWYQDSNNGGWCNPPRTHFDMAKPAFMKLAYWRAGIIPVAYRRVPCKRSGGMRFQFQGNSYWLLVFVMNVGGAGDIKSMAVKGSRTNWISMSHNWGASYQAFSSLYGQSLSFRVTSYTTGETVYAWNVAPANWNAGMTYKSGANFR